CGTAAAGCCCGCGATGGGCGGCAACATTTTTTTATCTGATGGAGACTGACTATGGCTTGGAATGAGCCCGGTGGTAACAATCAGGACCCTTGGGGCGGTCGCAAAGGCGGCAAGAACGATGGTCCTCCAGACTTGGACGAAGCGCTGCGCCGCTTTCAGGAAAAGCTCGGCGGTTTATTCGGCAACGGCGGTGGCAGCAGCAATAATGCAGGCCCAGGCTTCAGCGCGGGCTTCTTTGGCGCCGTGTTTTTTATCGCCCTGATTGTGTATGGCCTGTTTGGCTTCTACAAGGTGGATGAACAGGAAAAGGCCGTAGTGCTGCGCTTTGGCTTGTTCCACGAAGAAAAAGGTTCGGGCTTGCGCTGGAACCCGCCGCTGGTTGATAACGTGGCCAAAGTGAATGTGACCCGCGTGCGTCTGCACAGTGCCAAGGCCACCATGCTCACCGAAGATTTGAACATCGTTGATGTCAATTTGTCGGTGCAGTACTCCATTCTGAACGCCAAAGATTTCGTGATTAACGTGCGCAACCCCGAGAACAGCCTGCGCGAGGCCACCGATTCGGCCCTGCGTCACGTGATTGGGTCAACGGTGATGCACGAAGTGCTGACCGAAGGGCGTACCCAGATTGCCGTAGACGTGAAAGATCGTTTGCAGGTGTACCTGAACGACTATGGCACCGGCATCCATGTGGAAACCGTCAACATGGAAGACGCGCTGCCACCCCAGCAGGTGAAAGCCGCGTTTAACGATGTGAACAAGGCCCGTGAAGACGAAGAGCGCTTCAAGAACGAGGCCCAGGCCTACTTGAATGGCGTGGTGCCAGAAGCCCGTGGTAAGGCCCAGCGCATCATCGAAGAGGCCAATGCCTACAAATCCCGTGTGATTGCAGAATCTACCGGTGAGGCCTCGCGCTTTGAGCAGCTGTTGGTGGAGTACAAAAAGGCGCCCAAGGTAACCCGTGATCGCCTGTACCTGGATGCCATCGAGTCGGTAATGAGCGCAAGCTCCAAAATCATGGTGGATGTAGAAGGCGGCAATAACATGATGTACCTGCCGTTAGATCAAATCACCAAGCAGCGCCAGAGCGCCATTGATAGCACTGAAATTTCACCAGAGGTGATTCGTGAAGTGAGCAACCGCGTCATGGATCAACTGCGCCGTGAAGCGGCGTCTAGCCGTCGGGAGGTTCGCTAATGAACGGTAAGTCGTTATTAGGTTTGGCCGTTGTGGCCGTCGGCGTGCTGGTGGCCAACGCCACCTTGTTTGTGGTGAAAGAAACCGAGCGGGCGGTACTGCTTGAGTTCGGTAAGATGTCGCCGGAAGAAATTACCCCGGGCCTGCATTTCAAGTGGCCCATTAAAGACGACGTGCGCAAGTTTGATGGCCGCGTACTCACCCTGGATACCCACCCGCAGAACTTTCTGACGGTAGAGAAGAAGGGCATGATCGTTGACTACTTCGCCAAATGGCAGATCAAAGACGTGCACAAATTCTACACCGCCACCGGCGGCGATGAAGCCACGGCTGATCGGCTGCTGGCCCAGCGCATCAACGAAGGCCTGCGCA
This genomic stretch from Simiduia sp. 21SJ11W-1 harbors:
- the hflK gene encoding FtsH protease activity modulator HflK, which encodes MAWNEPGGNNQDPWGGRKGGKNDGPPDLDEALRRFQEKLGGLFGNGGGSSNNAGPGFSAGFFGAVFFIALIVYGLFGFYKVDEQEKAVVLRFGLFHEEKGSGLRWNPPLVDNVAKVNVTRVRLHSAKATMLTEDLNIVDVNLSVQYSILNAKDFVINVRNPENSLREATDSALRHVIGSTVMHEVLTEGRTQIAVDVKDRLQVYLNDYGTGIHVETVNMEDALPPQQVKAAFNDVNKAREDEERFKNEAQAYLNGVVPEARGKAQRIIEEANAYKSRVIAESTGEASRFEQLLVEYKKAPKVTRDRLYLDAIESVMSASSKIMVDVEGGNNMMYLPLDQITKQRQSAIDSTEISPEVIREVSNRVMDQLRREAASSRREVR